From Salvia splendens isolate huo1 chromosome 16, SspV2, whole genome shotgun sequence, a single genomic window includes:
- the LOC121772386 gene encoding sodium/hydrogen exchanger 3-like isoform X1 produces MGTDLRSVVETAGSLSTSDHKSVASITLFVTLLCACIVIGHLLEESRWINESITALIIGLGTGVVILLLSGGKNTHLFVFSEDLFFIYLLPPIIFNAGFQVKKKQFFRNFATIMMFGAIGTLVSFTIISLGAISILGEMDLGLDIGDYLAIGAIFAATDSVCTLQVLCQDETPLLYSLVFGEGVVNDATSVVLFNAIQDFDLTHINSTIALQLIGNFIYLFISSTVLGVFLGLLSAYIIKKLYFGRHSTDREVAIMMLMAYLSYMSAELFYLSGILTVFFCGIVMSHYTWHNVTQNSRVTTKHTFATMSFVAETFIFLYVGIDTLDIEKWRVVSDSPRTSVEVSAIILGLILVGRAAFVFPLSFLSNFNKSEREKIGFHQQITIWWAGLMRGAVSMALAYNQFTRAGHTQLRGNAIMITSTITVVLFSTVTDVGLWVDHKTTGEIVDAVIKRAQHINVFRAWHAQVLHRAASCQSGFGFRALQRNRAGDWRGWSPGACSPPERPAHASHDAHSHRPLLLEEIRRCLHAPRLWWPRLRPLRAGLPDRTKRASVACSRSQELIMTSKIQVFCFSCFHY; encoded by the exons ATGGGGACTGATTTGAGATCTGTGGTGGAGACGGCGGGAAGTTTATCAACCTCTGACCATAAATCAGTGGCCTCGATCACCTTGTTTGTCACGCTCCTCTGCGCATGTATTGTGATCGGTCATCTATTGGAGGAAAGTCGTTGGATAAATGAATCAATCACTGCCCTTATAATT GGTTTGGGAACTGGAGTTGTGATTTTACTACTAAGTGGAGGGAAAAACACACACCTTTTTGTGTTCAGCGAAGATCTTTTCTTCATTTATCTCCTTCCTCCAATCATCTTCAATGCTGG GTTCCAGGTTAAGAAGAAACAATTCTTCCGCAATTTTGCCACTATAATGATGTTTGGAGCAATTGGTACACTGGTATCTTTCACAATCATATCACTAG GTGCCATTTCCATCCTTGGGGAAATGGATCTTGGTCTTGATATTGGGGATTATCTTG CAATCGGAGCTATTTTTGCTGCAACAGATTCTGTTTGTACATTGCAG GTGCTATGTCAGGATGAGACTCCACTACTTTACAGTCTAGTGTTTGGAGAAGGCGTTGTAAATGATGCAACATCGGTCGTGCTTTTCAACGCAATCCAGGATTTTGACCTTACTCATATCAATTCAACTATAGCTTTGCAGCTGAttgggaattttatttatttattcatctcAAGCACTGTGTTGGGAGTTTTC CTTGGACTGCTCAGCGCATATATCATAAAGAAGCTTTATTTTGGAAG GCACTCAACTGATCGTGAGGTAGCGATCATGATGCTCATGGCTTACCTATCATACATGTCGGCAGAA TTATTCTATTTAAGCGGGATCCTGACCGTCTTCTTTTGTGGGATTGTAATGTCACATTACACCTGGCATAATGTGACTCAGAACTCGAGAGTTACAACTAA ACACACCTTTGCAACAATGTCATTTGTTGCTGAGACATTCATATTTCTGTATGTTGGCATAGATACTCTGGACATCGAGAAGTGGAGGGTTGTAAGTGACAG CCCAAGAACCTCAGTCGAAGTCAGTGCAATTATACTTGGTCTGATCTTGGTTGGAAGAGCAGCCTTTGTTTTTCCTTTGTCATTTTTGTCCAACTTCAACAAGTCGGAGCGTGAGAAAATCGGCTTTCATCAGCAA ATTACCATATGGTGGGCTGGACTTATGCGAGGTGCTGTATCTATGGCTCTTGCTTACAACCAG TTTACCAGGGCAGGCCACACTCAGTTACGCGGCAATGCCATCATGATCACCAGCACCATAACGGTCGTGCTCTTCAGCACCGTG ACTGATGTAGGTTTGTGGGTTGATCACAAAACCACTGGTGAGATTGTTGATGCCGTCATCAAAAGAGCTCAACATATCAATGTATTCAGAGCCTGGCACGCCCAAGTCCTTCACCGTGCCGCTTCTTGCCAGTCAGGATTCGGTTTCCGAGCTCTTCAACGGAACCGGGCTGGTGACTGGCGCGGATGGAGTCCAGGAGCCTGCAGTCCGCCCGAGCGGCCTGCGCATGCTTCTCACGACGCCCACTCGCACCGTCCACTACTATTGGAGGAAATTCGACGATGCCTTCATGCGCCCCGTCTTTGGTGGCCGCGGCTTCGTCCCCTACGTGCCGGGCTCCCCGACCGAACAAAGCGTGCATCAGTGGCCTGCAGTAGAAGCCAAGAACTAATCATGACTTCCAAAATTCAAGTTTTCTGCTTTTCTTGTTTTCATTATTAA
- the LOC121771778 gene encoding histidine-containing phosphotransfer protein 1-like, whose translation MEAEQQQRSFIEYTSGLFREGFLDVQFSQLQMLQDESNPDFVFEVVSLFFEDSDRLLHDLSLALDQQNVDFKKIDAHVHQLKGSSSSIGAQRVKNTCIAFRSFCEEQNVEGCLGCLQQVKHEYLLVKTKLEALLRLEQQIVAAGGAIPILNEFC comes from the exons atggaGGCGGAGCAACAGCAGAGGAGCTTCATTGAGTACACAAGTGGCCTATTTCGTGAG GGATTCTTGGATGTTCAGTTTAGTCAGCTTCAGATGCTTCAAGATGAATCCAATCCTGATTTTGTGTTTGAAGTTGTTTCCCTTTTCTTTGAGGATTCTGATAGGCTCCTCCATGATCTCTCCCTTGCTCT AGATCAGCAGAATGTGGACTTCAAGAAGATTGATGCTCATGTTCATCAGCTCAAAGGCAGCAGCTCTAG CATTGGTGCACAGAGAGTTAAGAACACTTGCATTGCTTTCCGCAGCTTCTGTGAAGAACAGAACGTCGAAGG GTGTTTGGGATGCTTGCAGCAAGTGAAGCATGAATACTTGCTAGTCAAAACCAAGCTTGAGGCGCTGCTACGG TTGGAGCAACAAATTGTGGCAGCAGGTGGAGCAATTCCCATATTGAACGAATTCTGCTGA
- the LOC121772386 gene encoding sodium/hydrogen exchanger 2-like isoform X3 translates to MGTDLRSVVETAGSLSTSDHKSVASITLFVTLLCACIVIGHLLEESRWINESITALIIGLGTGVVILLLSGGKNTHLFVFSEDLFFIYLLPPIIFNAGFQVKKKQFFRNFATIMMFGAIGTLVSFTIISLGAISILGEMDLGLDIGDYLAIGAIFAATDSVCTLQVLCQDETPLLYSLVFGEGVVNDATSVVLFNAIQDFDLTHINSTIALQLIGNFIYLFISSTVLGVFLGLLSAYIIKKLYFGRHSTDREVAIMMLMAYLSYMSAELFYLSGILTVFFCGIVMSHYTWHNVTQNSRVTTKHTFATMSFVAETFIFLYVGIDTLDIEKWRVVSDSPRTSVEVSAIILGLILVGRAAFVFPLSFLSNFNKSEREKIGFHQQITIWWAGLMRGAVSMALAYNQFTRAGHTQLRGNAIMITSTITVVLFSTVHSVH, encoded by the exons ATGGGGACTGATTTGAGATCTGTGGTGGAGACGGCGGGAAGTTTATCAACCTCTGACCATAAATCAGTGGCCTCGATCACCTTGTTTGTCACGCTCCTCTGCGCATGTATTGTGATCGGTCATCTATTGGAGGAAAGTCGTTGGATAAATGAATCAATCACTGCCCTTATAATT GGTTTGGGAACTGGAGTTGTGATTTTACTACTAAGTGGAGGGAAAAACACACACCTTTTTGTGTTCAGCGAAGATCTTTTCTTCATTTATCTCCTTCCTCCAATCATCTTCAATGCTGG GTTCCAGGTTAAGAAGAAACAATTCTTCCGCAATTTTGCCACTATAATGATGTTTGGAGCAATTGGTACACTGGTATCTTTCACAATCATATCACTAG GTGCCATTTCCATCCTTGGGGAAATGGATCTTGGTCTTGATATTGGGGATTATCTTG CAATCGGAGCTATTTTTGCTGCAACAGATTCTGTTTGTACATTGCAG GTGCTATGTCAGGATGAGACTCCACTACTTTACAGTCTAGTGTTTGGAGAAGGCGTTGTAAATGATGCAACATCGGTCGTGCTTTTCAACGCAATCCAGGATTTTGACCTTACTCATATCAATTCAACTATAGCTTTGCAGCTGAttgggaattttatttatttattcatctcAAGCACTGTGTTGGGAGTTTTC CTTGGACTGCTCAGCGCATATATCATAAAGAAGCTTTATTTTGGAAG GCACTCAACTGATCGTGAGGTAGCGATCATGATGCTCATGGCTTACCTATCATACATGTCGGCAGAA TTATTCTATTTAAGCGGGATCCTGACCGTCTTCTTTTGTGGGATTGTAATGTCACATTACACCTGGCATAATGTGACTCAGAACTCGAGAGTTACAACTAA ACACACCTTTGCAACAATGTCATTTGTTGCTGAGACATTCATATTTCTGTATGTTGGCATAGATACTCTGGACATCGAGAAGTGGAGGGTTGTAAGTGACAG CCCAAGAACCTCAGTCGAAGTCAGTGCAATTATACTTGGTCTGATCTTGGTTGGAAGAGCAGCCTTTGTTTTTCCTTTGTCATTTTTGTCCAACTTCAACAAGTCGGAGCGTGAGAAAATCGGCTTTCATCAGCAA ATTACCATATGGTGGGCTGGACTTATGCGAGGTGCTGTATCTATGGCTCTTGCTTACAACCAG TTTACCAGGGCAGGCCACACTCAGTTACGCGGCAATGCCATCATGATCACCAGCACCATAACGGTCGTGCTCTTCAGCACCGTG CATTCAGTTCATTGA
- the LOC121770542 gene encoding SAGA-associated factor 11-like — MSVPKEDGMPFPSELLSDVFDELLDCIIVDVASESHRIARLGLDRHLDDEEEELRLSAEARARASDPSHSGEANGKYVVDIFGQTHPAIANEIFECMNCSRSIVAGRFAPHLEKCMGKGRKARLKSTRSSTAAQNRYSRGSPVSNTNRLANGSAGNAGHEYSNGASEEP; from the exons ATGTCAGTGCCAAAAGAGGATGGCATGCCCTTCCCTTCTGAG CTCTTATCAGACGTTTTCGATGAGCTTCTTGATTGTATTATTGTTGATGTTGCATCAGAGTCGCACCGTATAGCTAGGCTAGGCCTTGACCGTCATTtggatgatgaggaggaggagttgAGGCTGTCAGCTGAGGCACGAGCAAGGGCATCCGACCCTAGCCATAGTGGGGAAGCCAATGGTAAATATGTGGTTGACATATTTGGGCAAACTCACCCTGCAATTGCTAATGAGATATTTGAGTGCATGAACTGCAGCCGATCTATTGTGGCTGGGAGATTTGCTCCTCACTTGGAAAAATGCATGGGGAAG GGTAGAAAGGCGCGCCTCAAGTCGACTAGGAGCTCGACAGCTGCACAGAACCGCTACTCTCGAGGGAGCCCTGTTTCCAATACAAACCGTTTGGCTAACGGAAGCGCTGGAAATGCAGGTCATGAATATTCCAATGGAGCATCGGAAGAACCATGA
- the LOC121772386 gene encoding sodium/hydrogen exchanger 2-like isoform X2: MGTDLRSVVETAGSLSTSDHKSVASITLFVTLLCACIVIGHLLEESRWINESITALIIGLGTGVVILLLSGGKNTHLFVFSEDLFFIYLLPPIIFNAGFQVKKKQFFRNFATIMMFGAIGTLVSFTIISLGAISILGEMDLGLDIGDYLAIGAIFAATDSVCTLQVLCQDETPLLYSLVFGEGVVNDATSVVLFNAIQDFDLTHINSTIALQLIGNFIYLFISSTVLGVFLGLLSAYIIKKLYFGRHSTDREVAIMMLMAYLSYMSAELFYLSGILTVFFCGIVMSHYTWHNVTQNSRVTTKHTFATMSFVAETFIFLYVGIDTLDIEKWRVVSDSPRTSVEVSAIILGLILVGRAAFVFPLSFLSNFNKSEREKIGFHQQITIWWAGLMRGAVSMALAYNQFTRAGHTQLRGNAIMITSTITVVLFSTVVCGLITKPLVRLLMPSSKELNISMYSEPGTPKSFTVPLLASQDSVSELFNGTGLVTGADGVQEPAVRPSGLRMLLTTPTRTVHYYWRKFDDAFMRPVFGGRGFVPYVPGSPTEQSVHQWPAVEAKN; this comes from the exons ATGGGGACTGATTTGAGATCTGTGGTGGAGACGGCGGGAAGTTTATCAACCTCTGACCATAAATCAGTGGCCTCGATCACCTTGTTTGTCACGCTCCTCTGCGCATGTATTGTGATCGGTCATCTATTGGAGGAAAGTCGTTGGATAAATGAATCAATCACTGCCCTTATAATT GGTTTGGGAACTGGAGTTGTGATTTTACTACTAAGTGGAGGGAAAAACACACACCTTTTTGTGTTCAGCGAAGATCTTTTCTTCATTTATCTCCTTCCTCCAATCATCTTCAATGCTGG GTTCCAGGTTAAGAAGAAACAATTCTTCCGCAATTTTGCCACTATAATGATGTTTGGAGCAATTGGTACACTGGTATCTTTCACAATCATATCACTAG GTGCCATTTCCATCCTTGGGGAAATGGATCTTGGTCTTGATATTGGGGATTATCTTG CAATCGGAGCTATTTTTGCTGCAACAGATTCTGTTTGTACATTGCAG GTGCTATGTCAGGATGAGACTCCACTACTTTACAGTCTAGTGTTTGGAGAAGGCGTTGTAAATGATGCAACATCGGTCGTGCTTTTCAACGCAATCCAGGATTTTGACCTTACTCATATCAATTCAACTATAGCTTTGCAGCTGAttgggaattttatttatttattcatctcAAGCACTGTGTTGGGAGTTTTC CTTGGACTGCTCAGCGCATATATCATAAAGAAGCTTTATTTTGGAAG GCACTCAACTGATCGTGAGGTAGCGATCATGATGCTCATGGCTTACCTATCATACATGTCGGCAGAA TTATTCTATTTAAGCGGGATCCTGACCGTCTTCTTTTGTGGGATTGTAATGTCACATTACACCTGGCATAATGTGACTCAGAACTCGAGAGTTACAACTAA ACACACCTTTGCAACAATGTCATTTGTTGCTGAGACATTCATATTTCTGTATGTTGGCATAGATACTCTGGACATCGAGAAGTGGAGGGTTGTAAGTGACAG CCCAAGAACCTCAGTCGAAGTCAGTGCAATTATACTTGGTCTGATCTTGGTTGGAAGAGCAGCCTTTGTTTTTCCTTTGTCATTTTTGTCCAACTTCAACAAGTCGGAGCGTGAGAAAATCGGCTTTCATCAGCAA ATTACCATATGGTGGGCTGGACTTATGCGAGGTGCTGTATCTATGGCTCTTGCTTACAACCAG TTTACCAGGGCAGGCCACACTCAGTTACGCGGCAATGCCATCATGATCACCAGCACCATAACGGTCGTGCTCTTCAGCACCGTG GTTTGTGGGTTGATCACAAAACCACTGGTGAGATTGTTGATGCCGTCATCAAAAGAGCTCAACATATCAATGTATTCAGAGCCTGGCACGCCCAAGTCCTTCACCGTGCCGCTTCTTGCCAGTCAGGATTCGGTTTCCGAGCTCTTCAACGGAACCGGGCTGGTGACTGGCGCGGATGGAGTCCAGGAGCCTGCAGTCCGCCCGAGCGGCCTGCGCATGCTTCTCACGACGCCCACTCGCACCGTCCACTACTATTGGAGGAAATTCGACGATGCCTTCATGCGCCCCGTCTTTGGTGGCCGCGGCTTCGTCCCCTACGTGCCGGGCTCCCCGACCGAACAAAGCGTGCATCAGTGGCCTGCAGTAGAAGCCAAGAACTAA
- the LOC121772691 gene encoding acyl carrier protein 1, chloroplastic-like: protein MCAEIFTLETFTLFVLSATISSFLFSNFQIHFIFPLPFHPMASFTASSVSISSAFCSFNQTQGSNLRKASVSFSGKSFPSQRLPLPRFQISCAAKPDTVNKVVEIVKKQLALPDDRQVSGDSKFQVLGADSLDTVEIVMGLEEEFGICVEEESAQSITTVQEAADLIEELLEKK from the exons ATGTGCGCAGAAATCTTCACACTCGAGACATTCACACTCTTCGTGCTCTCCGCCACCATTTCTTCTTTCCTCTTCTCAAATTTTCAGATCCATTTCATTTTTCCTCTTCCTTTTCATCCCATGGCTTCTTTCACTGCTTCCTCTGTTTCCATCTCCTCCGCCTTTTGCTCCTTCAACCAAACCCAG GGTTCTAATTTGAGGAAGGCGTCAGTTTCCTTCAGCGGAAAGAGCTTCCCTTCTCAGAGGCTTCCATTGCCTCGTTTCCAAATTTCCTGCGCG GCCAAACCTGACACAGTCAATAAAGTGGTTGAAATCGTGAAGAAGCAATTGGCTCTTCCTGATGATCGACAGGTCTCTGGAGACTCGAAGTTTCAAGTGCTTGGTGCTGATTCTCTTGACACG GTGGAGATTGTGATGGGACTGGAGGAGGAGTTTGGGATATGCGTTGAGGAAGAGAGTGCTCAGAGCATCACTACCGTTCAAGAAGCAGCAGATCTCATCGAGGAACTCCTGGAGAAGAAATGA
- the LOC121770054 gene encoding serine/threonine-protein kinase RUNKEL-like, translating to MNHYHIYEAIGRGKYSTVYKGRKKKTIEYFAIKSVDKSHRSKVLQEVRILHTLDHSNVLKFYSWYETSAHLWLVLEYCVGGDLMTLLQQDGKLPEESIHDLAYGLVGALQYLHSKGIIYCDLKPSNILLDENGKTKLCDFGLARKLSDISMTSQLPQAKRGTPCYMSPELFQDGGVHSYASDFWALGCVLYECYTGRPPFIDKEFTQLAKSILLEAHPPLPESPTRPFVNLINSLLIKDPAERIQWPELCNHAFWRTKFVSLTLPPQPAFDNMIELSSEPHLTERNGDRPLRNKTPTRTYGKDSRIPSKHDQNLSAAAKGEETPTKGMHSGRKVQAKLSGKVPDGKQKDGSNNIGGVNLMRLSRIARSNLHRENEKENYRRPLPNSSKNDAEIKIENNDMELDFNESTEDDGHDEADVSENESPTGEDNLSTPRKHEGKVEETDNMIVQSEGSNVVETPLLDSSRAEEQESSSDMDVSPVVSTPTSASPHLKTPRIKDVSGCVLDFDAAKSTSDLSEVLWHPSDLSVRPVMPSRKIDKGLDVMPSLPFHAIPPADFTKMPKDKLDVMYNRIISVMNGNVNGEKQNVLRYLEMLSTNADTANILTNGPIMLLLLKMLRQSKALTLRVQLSSLIGLFIRHSTFIGDDLANSGILGALTDGLRDRQEKVRRFSMAALGELLFYISTLSDPTKDNIPQESPAKDSRPPSSWQVPNSLISLISSVLRKGEDDLTQLYALRTIENISSHGGYWATRFNSQDVISNLCYIYKAPGKQESMKLTAGSCLIRLARFSPPSIQQVIEKVPLKDIGSSLFKGNQREQQICLNLLNMAMIGSQFLTNIGRLLFPLMEDKNIVSNLMSLIEQGNEVLKGKALLFVALLCKHGKRCLPLFFCNARFLSAMDRLAKEKEKYMQHCLDAFVYAVVSTLPGLLETITVDIQQLMGGRRQGLIPGLSSRSSPKNSIHFFPVVLHLLGSSSFRNSVITPQVLLLVANLLKLTESPFQGRDDFQITLLRVLESISEESTAINGNPVVFICQILPSLAALYKGNKDGDARFLCLKIFFDVMVLFLSETVEDEQRAEDLKSVSNVHFLPLYPSLIEDEDPIPMYAQKLLVMLLESNYIKICDILHMKAVSQCFESLLGDFSTINVSNVMLCLALASAPELETKMISQLKVVRKIGNLLEFVLAKEMEDFIEPTLGLCRAFLLRSVNSRPGFVYSKQPSLLYEGSSESSADGIKDITDFSSNVGALLELSKSSEANAAGLASECLVLLFKAAPRETTMNFLMNLFKASALLEGGLHGSISELVLERILHALGFSCRQYMLHSMILSISTSELAKTEAIVSNLKGSSIKGISNASIQVEQELQRIHR from the exons ATGAATCACTACCACATTTACGAAGCCATCGGCCGCGGCAAATATTCG ACTGTCTACAagggaagaaagaagaagacTATTGAGTATTTTGCCATCAAGAGCGTTGATAAATCTCATCGGAGCAAGGTTCTTCAGGAA GTGAGGATCCTTCACACTCTAGATCATTCTAATGTGCTAAAGTTCTACTCATG GTACGAGACATCAGCTCATTTGTGGTTAGTTCTGGAGTATTGTGTTGGAGGAGATTTGATGACTTTATTGCAACAG GATGGCAAGCTTCCTGAAGAGTCTATACATGACTTGGCTTATGGCCTCGTTGGAGCGCTGCA GTACTTGCATTCAAAGGGAATCATTTACTGTGACTTAAAACCATCAAACATTCttttggatgaaaatggaaaGACGAAG CTGTGCGACTTTGGATTAGCAAGAAAACTGAGCGACATATCCATGACCTCCCAG CTACCCCAAGCAAAACGTGGAACTCCTTGCTACATGTCACCTGAGTTGTTCCAAGATGGAGGGGTTCATTCATATGCTTCTGATTTCTGGGCTCTTGGTTGTGTGCTATATGAGTGTTATACTGGCAGACCTCCATTTATTGACAAGGAATTCACTCAATTGGCGAAATCGATTCTTTTGGAGGCACATCCTCCTCTTCCTGAATCTCCAACCCGTCCATTTGTAAATTTGATAAATTCCCTCTTGATCAAAGATCCAGCTGAAAGAATACAGTGGCCTGAACTTTGCAATCATGCTTTTTGGAGGACAAAATTTGTTTCATTGACATTACCTCCTCAGCCTGCTTTTGATAACATGATTGAGCTTTCTTCTGAACCACATCTTACAGAGCGCAACGGGGATAGACCTCTTCGAAACAAGACTCCTACAAGAACTTATGGAAAAGATTCAAGAATTCCTAGCAAGCATGACCAGAATCTCAGTGCTGCTGCGAAAGGAGAAGAGACACCGACTAAAGGTATGCATAGTGGCCGTAAAGTTCAAGCCAAACTTTCTGGCAAAGTACCTGATGGAAAGCAGAAAGATGGTTCAAATAATATAGGTGGTGTAAATCTCATGCGTCTTTCAAGAATTGCAAGATCTAACCTGCATAGGGAaaatgagaaagagaattacCGAAGGCCATTACCTAATAGCTCCAAGAATGATgcagaaattaaaattgaaaacaatGACATGGAACTTGATTTCAATGAGAGCACAGAAGACGATGGACATGACGAAGCTGATGTATCTGAGAATGAATCACCCACCGGTGAAGATAATTTATCAACTCCTCGAAAGCATGAGGGAAAAGTTGAAGAGACGGACAACATGATAGTCCAGTCTGAAGGGTCAAATGTTGTTGAGACTCCGTTGCTTGATAGCTCAAGAGCAGAAGAGCAGGAATCATCTTCAGACATGGATGTGAGCCCAGTAGTATCCACACCAACCAGTGCTAGTCCCCACCTGAAGACACCAAGGATTAAAGATGTATCCGGGTGTGTCCTTGATTTTGATGCAGCCAAATCCACTTCAGACCTCTCTGAGGTGCTGTGGCATCCATCTGATCTCTCAGTTAGGCCAGTAATGCCTAGCAGAAAAATTGATAAGGGATTGGATGTAATGCCTTCCCTTCCCTTCCATGCTATTCCCCCAGCTGATTTTACAAAAATGCCCAAGGATAAATTGGATGTTATGTATAACAGGATTATAAGTGTCATGAATGGGAATGTCAATGGTGAGAAGCAAAATGTGCTTAGGTACCTCGAGATGTTGAGCACCAATGCTGATACTGCCAATATTTTGACCAATGGGCCAATAATGTTACTTCTTCTTAAAATGCTGAGGCAATCTAAGGCTTTGACCTTGCGCGTGCAGCTGTCTTCACTTATAGGCTTATTTATTCGCCATTCTACCTTCATTGGAGATGATTTAGCAAATTCTGGAATTTTAGGTGCTCTAACAGATGGTTTGAGAGACAGACAGGAAAAAGTGAGGAGATTTTCCATGGCAGCTCTGGGTGAGTTGCTATTTTACATATCTACTCTAAGTGATCCTACAAAGGACAATATTCCTCAGGAATCTCCAGCGAAAGACAGCAGACCACCTTCTAGCTGGCAG GTGCCAAATTCATTGATATCTTTGATATCATCTGTCTTACGGAAAGGAGAGGATGATCTTACCCAGCTTTATGCTTTAAGAACAATAGAGAACATCTCGAGTCATGGAGGTTATTGGGCTACTCGTTTCAACAGCCAAGATGTAATTAGCAACCTCTGTTATATATACAAGGCTCCAGGAAAACAAGAAAGTATGAAACTTACTGCTGGGTCATGTTTGATACGTCTGGCTCGCTTCAGCCCACCCAGCATTCAACAGGTTATTGAGAAAGTTCCACTGAAGGATATTGGTTCTAGTCTTTTCAAGGGAAATCAACGTGAGCAGCAGATCTGCTTAAATCTTCTAAACATGGCTATGATTGGAAGCCAGTTTCTGACAAATATAGGGCGTCTCCTTTTTCCCTTAATGGAAGacaaaaatattgtttcaaatcTTATGTCTCTTATTGAGCAGGGAAACGAAGTCCTTAAGGGAAAGGCTCTCCTCTTTGTGGCTCTACTTTGTAAGCATGGGAAGAGATGTCTCCCACTCTTTTTCTGCAATGCAAGATTCCTATCAGCTATGGATAGacttgcaaaagagaaagagaaatatATGCAGCACTGTCTGGATGCATTTGTGTATGCTGTGGTATCAACGTTACCAGGTTTGCTTGAAACAATAACAGTGGATATTCAACAGCTTATGGGAGGCAGGCGTCAAGGGCTGATTCCTGGTCTCAGCAGTCGAAGTTCTCCAAAGAACAGTATTCACTTCTTTCCTGTGGTTCTCCATCTTCTTGGGAGCTCTTCATTCAGGAATTCAGTGATCACTCCGCAGGTTTTGCTACTTGTTGCGAATCTGCTTAAACTGACAGAATCACCATTCCAG GGCAGGGATGACTTCCAAATAACTCTTCTGCGAGTTTTGGAATCAATATCGGAGGAGTCAACAGCAATCAATGGTAACCCTGTCGTCTTCATCTGCCAGATCCTTCCCAGCCTAGCTGCTCTCTACAAGGGAAACAAAGATGGGGATGCTCGGTTCTTATGCTTGAAGATATTCTTTGATGTGATGGTTCTATTCCTAAGTGAAACAGTGGAGGATGAACAAAGGGCAGAAGATTTAAAGTCTGTATCTAATGTTCACTTCCTCCCACTATACCCATCTCTGATTGAGGATGAAGACCCCATTCCCATGTATGCTCAGAAACTGCTTGTGATGCTCCTCGAGTCCAACTACATAAAAATCTGCGACATTCTTCACATGAAAGCTGTCTCTCAATGTTTCGAATCACTGCTGGGTGATTTCTCAACTATAAATGTGAGCAATGTGATGCTGTGTCTGGCTCTAGCATCTGCCCCAGAACTAGAAACAAAGATGATCTCTCAATTAAAAGTTGTCAGGAAGATTGGAAATCTTTTGGAATTCGTATTAGCCAAGGAGATGGAAGATTTCATCGAGCCAACACTAGGTCTGTGCAGGGCATTCCTCTTACGCTCTGTAAACTCCAGGCCGGGGTTCGTCTACTCAAAACAGCCCTCGCTTTTATATGAAGGTTCGAGTGAGAGCAGTGCTGATGGCATAAAAGATATAACAGACTTTTCCAGCAATGTAGGAGCCCTTCTCGAACTGAGTAAATCCTCTGAGGCCAATGCTGCAGGTTTAGCCTCGGAGTGTTTGGTTTTGCTGTTCAAAGCAGCTCCAAGAGAAACAACCATGAACTTCCTCATGAATCTCTTCAAAGCCTCTGCATTACTCGAGGGTGGGCTCCATGGCAGCATCTCCGAGCTGGTGCTGGAGCGAATTCTGCACGCTCTTGGTTTCTCTTGTCGACAGTACATGTTACACTCGATGATACTATCCATCAGCACGTCAGAGTTGGCAAAAACCGAAGCAATTGTTTCTAATCTTAAGGGCTCTAGCATAAAAGGTATTTCCAATGCCTCCATCCAAGTCGAACAGGAGTTGCAGAGGATCCATCGCTAG
- the LOC121772721 gene encoding acyl carrier protein 1, chloroplastic-like gives MASFTASSVSISSAFCSFNQTQGSNLRKASVSFSGKSFPSQRLPLPRFRISCAAKPETVNKVVEIVKKQLALPDDRQVSGDSKFQVLGADSLDTVEIVMGLEEEFGICVEEESAQSITTVQEAADLIEDLLEKK, from the exons ATGGCTTCTTTCACTGCTTCCTCTGTTTCTATCTCCTCCGCCTTTTGCTCCTTCAACCAAACCCAG GGTTCTAATTTGAGGAAGGCGTCAGTTTCCTTCAGCGGAAAGAGCTTCCCTTCTCAGAGGCTTCCGTTGCCTCGTTTCCGAATTTCCTGCGCG GCCAAACCTGAGACAGTCAATAAAGTGGTTGAAATCGTGAAGAAGCAATTGGCTCTTCCTGATGATCGACAGGTCTCTGGAGACTCTAAGTTTCAAGTGCTTGGTGCTGATTCTCTTGACACG GTGGAGATTGTGATGGGACTGGAGGAGGAGTTTGGGATATGCGTTGAGGAAGAGAGTGCTCAGAGCATCACGACCGTTCAAGAAGCAGCAGATCTCATCGAGGACCTGCTGGAGAAGAAATGA